One stretch of Miscanthus floridulus cultivar M001 unplaced genomic scaffold, ASM1932011v1 fs_877_4, whole genome shotgun sequence DNA includes these proteins:
- the LOC136533419 gene encoding uncharacterized protein — MDTQAQLPTTIQLREEEKPFFISTLHQGRPRIREDSSTSLGIQKKMRRVLPLCALLVVLLCVASLVDVTEAAERGGGRGGRSIGGAGAGARGSHGGGPRGLSGGTWTACVRSSLLAAAAMLL, encoded by the coding sequence ATGGACACGCAGGCGCAGCTGCCCACGACAATTCAGCTCAGGGAAGAAGAGAAACCATTCTTCATTTCTACTCTTCACCAAGGCAGGCCGCGGATCCGTGAGGATAGTAGCACTAGCCTGGGGATTCAGAAGAAGATGAGAAGGGTGCTGCCACTGTGcgcgctcctcgtcgtgctcCTCTGCGTGGCGAGTCTCGTGGACGTCACGGAGGCGGCGGAGCGCGGAGGAGGCAGGGGTGGCCGCAGcatcggcggcgccggcgccggagccAGGGGAAGCCACGGCGGTGGCCCGCGAGGCCTCAGCGGCGGCACCTGGACGGCGTGCGTCAGGTCCTCGCTGCTTGCTGCGGCGGCCATGCTCTTGTAG
- the LOC136533415 gene encoding uncharacterized protein: MATASEIAAVGVIGAGQMGSGIAQLAAAAGCAVLLLDADPTALSRAVASISASLLRLAAKGQLSQTACEDSIKRIRCVSTVQDLRDADLVIEAIVENEDVKKKLFVELDKITKSSAILASNTSSISITRLASSTKRPSQVIGMHFFNPPPIMKLIEIIRGADTTDEVFAAVKSFSERLGKSVICSQDYPGFIVNRILMPMINEAFWALYTGVATKEHIDTGMKLGTNHPMGPLQLADFIGLDVCLSVLRVLHSGLGDNKYSPCPLLVQYVDAGRLGKKRGLGVYSYGQKSSSVKPKSSL, from the exons atggCGACAGCGAGTGAGATCGCGGCGGTGGGCGTGATCGGCGCGGGGCAGATGGGCTCGGGCATCGcccagctcgccgccgccgccggctgtgCCGTCCTTCTCCTCGACGCCGATCCCACCGCCCTCTCCCGCGCCGTCGCCTCCATCTCCGCCTCCCTACTCCGCCTCGCCGCCAAGGGCCAGCTCTCCCAG ACCGCGTGCGAAGACTCAATCAAGCGGATAAGGTGCGTCTCCACCGTGCAAGATCTCAGGGATGCGGATCTTGTGATCGAGGCCATCGTGGAGAACGAAGATGTCAAGAAGAAGCTGTTCGTGGAGCTGGATAAGATCACGAAGTCCTCGGCCATTCTTGCGTCCAACACTAGCTCCATCTCTATAACCCGCCTGGCTTCATCTACCAAACGCCCCTCTCAG GTGATAGGCATGCACTTCTTTAACCCTCCTCCGATAATGAAATTGATCGAGATTATCCGAGGAGCTGATACAACAGATGAGGTGTTTGCTGCAGTCAAATCTTTTTCCGAAAG ACTCGGGAAGTCCGTTATATGCTCGCAAGATTACCCAGGATTCATTGTGAACCGCATCCTCATGCCAATGATCAATGAGGCTTTTTGGGCACTGTACACCGGAGTGGCAACCAAAGAGCACATTGACACAGGGATGAAACTGGGCACGAATCACCCGATGGGCCCTCTGCAGCTTGCCGATTTCATTGGGTTGGATGTATGCCTTTCAGTACTTCGGGTACTTCACAGTGGCCTGGGAGATAATAAGTACAGCCCTTGCCCTCTTCTTGTTCAGTATGTTGATGCTGGCCGGCTTGGAAAGAAGCGTGGACTAGGTGTATATTCATATGGACAGAAGTCTTCATCAGTCAAGCCAAAGTCGTCTCTGTAA
- the LOC136533416 gene encoding phosphatidylglycerophosphate phosphatase 1, chloroplastic/mitochondrial-like, with protein MLRSPPVPLRPSAARASPLPPSRSRAANPNTDTTTTTTAAASADRAATMGAAAWWRRALGQRFNPAGVAAVAAVAASKPPLALPHVSVQDIRWLDWAELRRAGFRGVVFDKDNTLTAPYAPALWPPLAAAFDQCRATFPPGALAIYSNSAGLTEYDPDGVDARAIEAAIEGVHVIRHDVKKPGGPANEIESYFGCSATNLVLVGDRYFTDVVYGNRNGFLTVLTEPLNISDESYIVKRVRKLEAYIISYWYKKGHKPIEHPLLPDARRIVKFDPYDDSVTTRI; from the exons ATGCTACGGTCGCCGCCGGTGCCACTACGCCCTTCCGCTGCCCGCGCCTCCCCGCTTCCGCCCTCTAGATCTAGAGCTGCAAACCCTAACACGgacacgacgacaacaacaaccgCCGCCGCCTCAGCGGACAGAGCGGCCACCATGGGcgcggcggcgtggtggcggcgcGCGCTGGGGCAGCGGTTCAACCCAGCCGGCGTGGCCGCGGTGGCGGCCGTCGCGGCGTCCAAGCCGCCCCTAGCGCTGCCGcacgtgtcggtgcaagacatcAGGTGGCTCGACTGGGCTGAGCTCCGCCGCGCCGGGTTCCGCGGCGTCGTTTTCGACAAGGACAACACGCTCACGGCCCCCTACGCGCCCGCGCTCTGGCCGCCGCTCGCTGCAGCGTTCGACCAGTGCCGCGCGACGTTCCCGCCCGGTGCGCTCGCCATCTACAGCAACTCCGCAG GGTTGACGGAGTATGATCCGGACGGGGTGGATGCGAGGGCGATCGAAGCGGCCATCGAGGGGGTTCATGTGATCAGGCATG ATGTAAAGAAACCAGGTGGACCAGCTAATGAAATAGAGAGTTACTTTGGTTGTTCAGCCACAAATCTTGTGTTG GTTGGTGACCGTTACTTCACTGATGTGGTCTATGGAAACAGGAATGGCTTTCTTACAGTACTGACAGAGCCTTTAAACATCTCTGATGAATCGTACATTGTCAAAAGG GTTAGGAAACTGGAGGCGTACATCATCAGTTATTGGTACAAGAAAGGGCACAAACCAATAGAGCATCCTTTGCTCCCAGATGCAAGAAGAATAGTGAAGTTTGACCCATATGACGACTCAGTTACAACCAGAATATAG
- the LOC136533417 gene encoding uncharacterized protein, whose protein sequence is MGLRNTTATIVESLRTVEGQLVRVEVLVLLSNLLLVLLVVLSPYRHRRGDKSFRFLIWAVYTLATVLVPYTIGLLEAGPFHDQTFVLWGAGLLVQAGADSLSAYNLRDVEQWKRTLLQQGLQIVLLLWLMVRCEGRNRCYSATIWIFWILSIAKAHAKFQALREASRTDGLMKHTKVVADYMMTEHESGHVFDVATMEGYRYIFHGEDLTLPYFSKPDYRTAIAACAFTTVDTVWQWIDSQSVSVFSREHGGILKDIALSFTLFKLLKRRFAKYEHGEAGRPKTRRLVVSGLLREEADYSRAFRVIEMELSFLYDFFYTRHQSHTQYVGMTVVFVFPVIVWNAISGAFSRHYHRTSLEQTVNGIDAIHCITVVLMVIVVVVLVVESRINDQKWRVVDDLHTLTGASKITWKGEAVPFDDGSRKKAMKLIKKRKHRKLTGRNWDRKMGQYSLLRNFDYHPRNVASILSLGLIEPTRDGQKASKKVELPEEVVMRVLSRFKANDGHLADGRAALAVAGNDATRLTWACELPTHVHTVLVWHIGTTICEMTTPQQLPLTGDRLVAKCLSEYCAYLVAFVPDMLPGHGYDTTRIFNAVVMEARDYLAGCDTMRARCVKLLELQCNELTILGMGAKLGSELRYRVHDRARRWKVLADFWAEFVLFLAPSSNADIHAEKLAAGGEFMTHLWTLLIHAGILERPSSSSP, encoded by the coding sequence ATGGGGTTGAGGAACACCACGGCGACCATCGTCGAGAGCCTGAGGACTGTGGAAGGGCAGCTGGTGCGCGTGgaggtcctcgtcctcctcagcaACCTCCTCCTGGTCCTCCTCGTCGTGCTGAGCCCCTACCGTCACCGGCGCGGCGACAAGTCCTTCCGCTTCCTCATCTGGGCGGTCTACACGCTCGCCACCGTCCTCGTCCCCTACACCATTGGTCTGCTGGAGGCCGGCCCGTTCCACGACCAGACCTTCGTCCTGTGGGGCGCCGGCCTCCTGGTGCAGGCGGGCGCCGACTCCCTCTCCGCCTACAACCTGCGCGACGTCGAGCAGTGGAAGCGGACGCTGCTGCAGCAGGGGCTGCAGATCGTGCTGCTGCTGTGGCTGATGGTCCGCTGCGAGGGGAGGAACAGGTGCTACAGCGCCACCATCTGGATCTTCTGGATCCTGAGCATCGCCAAGGCCCACGCCAAGTTCCAGGCGCTGAGGGAGGCGAGCAGGACGGACGGCCTCATGAAGCACACCAAGGTGGTCGCCGACTACATGATGACCGAGCACGAGTCGGGCCATGTCTTCGACGTCGCCACCATGGAAGGATACAGGTACATATTCCACGGGGAAGACCTCACGCTGCCGTACTTCTCCAAGCCGGACTACAGGACGGCCATCGCCGCGTGCGCGTTCACCACGGTCGACACCGTCTGGCAGTGGATCGACAGCCAGAGCGTGTCTGTCTTCAGCAGGGAGCACGGCGGCATCCTCAAGGACATCGCTCTGTCCTTCACTCTGTTCAAGCTGCTCAAGCGGAGGTTCGCCAAGTACGAGCACGGCGAGGCCGGTCGTCCCAAGACGCGGCGGCTCGTCGTGTCTGGGCTCCTCCGGGAAGAGGCTGACTACAGCCGTGCCTTCCGGGTGATCGAGATGGAGCTCTCGTTCCTGTACGACTTCTTCTACACGAGGCACCAGTCGCACACCCAGTACGTCGGAATGACGGTGGTGTTTGTGTTCCCCGTGATTGTTTGGAACGCCATCTCCGGAGCTTTCAGCAGACACTACCACCGGACCAGCTTGGAGCAGACTGTCAATGGGATAGATGCCATTCACTGCATCACCGTCGTGTTGATGGTGATTGTTGTCGTCGTGCTGGTCGTGGAATCGCGCATCAACGACCAAAAGTGGAGGGTGGTCGACGATCTGCATACCCTGACCGGCGCGAGCAAAATCACCTGGAAGGGAGAAGCCGTTCCGTTCGACGACGGCAgcaggaagaaggcgatgaaactgaTCAAGAAAAGGAAGCATCGGAAGCTGACAGGCAGGAACTGGGACAGGAAGATGGGGCAGTACTCGCTGTTACGCAACTTCGACTACCACCCGAGGAATGTAGCCTCGATTCTGTCACTCGGCTTGATCGAGCCAACCAGGGACGGGCAGAAGGCTTCGAAGAAGGTCGAGTTGCCCGAGGAAGTCGTGATGCGCGTTCTGTCGCGGTTCAAGGCGAACGACGGCCACCTAGCAGATGGGCGCGCAGCGCTCGCCGTCGCCGGGAACGACGCGACCCGGCTCACGTGGGCCTGCGAGTTGCCCACGCATGTCCACACGGTCCTGGTGTGGCACATCGGGACGACCATCTGTGAGATGACGACGCCGCAGCAGCTGCCGCTCACCGGCGACCGCCTCGTGGCCAAGTGCCTGTCGGAGTACTGCGCCTACCTGGTGGCGTTCGTTCCGGACATGCTGCCGGGGCACGGCTACGACACGACGCGTATCTTCAACGCTGTGGTCATGGAGGCTCGGGACTACCTCGCCGGGTGCGACACCATGAGAGCCAGGTGTGTCAAGCTTCTAGAGCTGCAGTGCAATGAGCTGACAATATTGGGGATGGGAGCAAAGCTTGGGAGTGAGCTCAGGTACAGAGTTCACGACAGGGCGCGGCGGTGGAAGGTGCTTGCAGACTTCTGGGCGGAGTTCGTCCTCTTCCTCGCGCCGTCAAGCAACGCCGACATCCACGCAGAGAAGCTCGCGGCCGGCGGGGAGTTCATGACCCATTTGTGGACCCTGCTCATCCACGCCGGCATCCTGGagcgcccctcttcttcctctccctag